Proteins from one bacterium genomic window:
- a CDS encoding arylesterase encodes MRFNRQVAKNAKTGIYLLLMLSLFACDQKSEKASPAISAEPALKEEKLPKIVAFGNSLTAGLGLPLNQSYPAILQELIQKDGYKYEVINAGVSGDTTSGGVRRLEWSLEGDVRFLILELGGNDILRGQPVAMIKKNLAKIIEASRSRGIKVLLAGMEAPTNAGPEYRQEVHEAYLDLEKQHDVIFIPFVLKDLVGSEKLIQQDGTHPTAEGTRLIAKMVYERLKPLM; translated from the coding sequence ATGCGATTTAACCGCCAAGTCGCCAAGAACGCCAAGACTGGAATTTATTTACTTTTAATGCTGTCACTTTTTGCATGCGATCAGAAAAGCGAAAAAGCTTCTCCGGCTATTTCGGCCGAACCTGCGCTAAAAGAAGAAAAGTTACCCAAGATCGTGGCGTTTGGCAACAGTCTGACGGCAGGTCTGGGACTTCCTTTGAATCAAAGCTATCCCGCCATCCTTCAAGAATTGATTCAAAAAGACGGTTATAAATACGAAGTTATCAACGCAGGAGTTTCTGGAGACACGACTTCCGGCGGCGTCAGACGACTCGAATGGTCTCTGGAAGGAGACGTTCGATTCTTGATTCTGGAGCTGGGTGGCAACGATATTTTGCGTGGTCAACCAGTTGCAATGATCAAAAAAAATCTTGCTAAAATAATTGAAGCTTCCCGTTCGCGCGGTATCAAAGTGTTGCTTGCCGGAATGGAAGCGCCTACAAATGCGGGTCCTGAGTACAGGCAGGAAGTGCATGAAGCTTATTTAGATCTGGAAAAACAACACGATGTGATCTTTATTCCATTTGTTTTGAAAGATCTAGTCGGCAGCGAAAAACTCATTCAGCAAGATGGCACACATCCCACCGCCGAAGGCACACGATTGATCGCAAAGATGGTGTACGAGCGTTTAAAGCCGTTAATGTAG
- a CDS encoding amidohydrolase family protein: MIKNRCVRVTLIFLTILFPAQRIFVEPAPVMAIRCGQLLDPMKGAFTRDAVVWIQGDKITKVTQEIPEGARVIDLTRYIVLPGLIDSHTHILLQPEDEGAIPPVITKSQSFRTVQGVAAVEKDLLAGFTTMRDLDSEGAGFADVAIRDAIHRKIIPGPRLLVSTLALSITAGHMNIHGLNPDVSFPEPSALVDSPEAMVAEVRRQVKYGADWIKLYATGTLRHIDPVTLQSVSQVSLEEVRLVVQEAARWRKDVAAHAYGGEGAKNSILGGVRSLEHGILLDDETLDLMVKHGTFWCPTLSVYVPAIKEDDTEVRRKILASHKQVFQKAMQKGIKITFGTDVGAYEHGTSIREFERMVDYGMKPLDAIRSATLRGSELLRMEKQIGTIEPGKFADLIAVEGDPLQNIRALRKVVFVMKAGDVYKSP, from the coding sequence ATGATCAAGAACAGGTGCGTTAGAGTCACGCTTATTTTTCTCACGATTCTTTTTCCTGCGCAACGAATTTTTGTAGAACCTGCGCCGGTCATGGCAATTCGTTGCGGCCAACTTTTGGATCCGATGAAGGGAGCATTCACGCGCGATGCTGTGGTTTGGATCCAGGGAGACAAAATTACGAAGGTCACTCAGGAGATTCCGGAGGGCGCGCGTGTGATTGATTTAACGCGTTACATAGTTCTACCCGGTTTGATCGACTCCCACACTCATATATTGCTTCAACCGGAGGATGAAGGCGCGATTCCTCCAGTCATCACAAAATCGCAATCTTTTAGAACCGTTCAGGGTGTGGCTGCCGTGGAAAAAGATTTACTGGCCGGCTTTACCACGATGCGTGATCTGGATAGTGAAGGTGCCGGTTTTGCAGATGTTGCAATTCGGGACGCCATCCATCGGAAAATCATTCCGGGACCCAGACTGCTTGTTTCTACGCTGGCTCTCAGTATCACTGCAGGTCATATGAATATCCATGGTCTGAATCCTGACGTCAGCTTTCCGGAACCTTCTGCTCTTGTGGATTCACCGGAAGCGATGGTTGCCGAAGTGCGCAGACAGGTGAAGTACGGCGCGGACTGGATCAAACTGTATGCGACAGGAACCTTGCGTCACATCGATCCGGTCACTCTGCAATCTGTCAGTCAGGTTTCTTTGGAGGAAGTTCGGCTTGTTGTTCAGGAAGCAGCGCGTTGGCGGAAGGATGTGGCAGCACATGCCTATGGCGGTGAGGGAGCTAAGAATTCTATCTTAGGCGGTGTTCGATCGCTGGAGCATGGAATCCTTTTGGATGACGAAACGCTGGATTTGATGGTCAAACACGGAACTTTTTGGTGTCCGACTCTTTCTGTCTATGTTCCGGCCATAAAGGAAGACGACACGGAAGTCAGGCGGAAGATCCTGGCAAGCCACAAACAAGTGTTTCAGAAGGCAATGCAAAAAGGAATCAAAATAACGTTCGGCACAGATGTGGGAGCTTACGAACATGGCACATCGATCCGGGAATTTGAGCGAATGGTGGATTACGGGATGAAACCGCTGGACGCAATTCGTTCCGCCACATTGCGCGGGTCGGAGCTGCTTCGAATGGAAAAGCAGATTGGAACCATCGAACCGGGAAAATTTGCCGACCTGATCGCTGTCGAAGGAGATCCGTTGCAGAACATTCGCGCCCTGAGAAAAGTTGTGTTTGTTATGAAAGCCGGCGATGTTTATAAATCGCCGTAG
- a CDS encoding porin family protein, protein MKYLFLIALIIFPVIAFAEITPASGWYVRLDTGFSSARADELGTSPVFGGGLGYSYVPGLRGDLTLTYRPGFEDEFQALTTLLSLYLDLYSTARVSPYGGFGIGVSRNELQNVRTTPFAWQLCGGANVQLGNSWLLDIGYHLVKGGDLHSHEVQASLQFTF, encoded by the coding sequence ATGAAATATTTGTTTTTGATTGCCTTGATCATTTTTCCTGTAATCGCCTTTGCCGAGATCACACCGGCTTCGGGCTGGTATGTTCGCCTCGATACCGGTTTTTCCAGCGCACGGGCGGACGAACTTGGCACGTCTCCTGTTTTTGGGGGAGGGCTCGGATATTCATATGTTCCCGGATTGCGAGGTGATCTTACTCTCACGTATCGCCCCGGATTCGAAGATGAATTTCAGGCTCTGACAACGCTCCTTTCGCTGTATTTGGATCTTTATTCAACCGCAAGGGTGTCACCTTATGGCGGATTTGGAATCGGTGTCTCACGCAACGAACTGCAAAACGTAAGGACTACACCTTTTGCCTGGCAACTTTGCGGAGGGGCCAACGTTCAACTGGGGAATAGCTGGCTCCTGGACATTGGATACCATCTCGTGAAGGGCGGCGATTTGCATTCACATGAAGTACAGGCAAGCCTGCAGTTTACGTTTTAA
- a CDS encoding FtsX-like permease family protein, whose amino-acid sequence MQFILKMARRDLRSAWRRLLFFFICIAIGVGAIVALRSIIRNFNHVMTSDARAILGADIRISSNRPWTPNILAVIDRIAKPFVKERAESVESDTMMRPAEESNQRALLVELEGIEPPYPFYGQFTLAHGQIFQHELIANNGVLVGNSVLERLHLKTGDKVKIGTEVFTIRGILEREPGASGGFRFGPKALISKIAFERAQLTGFGSRSRRRISLRVEEENVEKVSEQLRTELKTSFVSVRTYRQSQERMDEQFTRAENFLSLTGFIILILGGIGVSSVTRVFIEEKRKSIAVLKCLGGTGRKIFSVYLLQISLLGLTGSLVGIVLAKITLYLLGAHYESVLPPNMSYSLQWHAVIQGMGFGLLVTMLFSVLPLLRIRHIKPNVLLREETESTLPGPRTKRRIDVLRWSVATAVLGGLLLLSVWQAGSLRVGIFFLSGLVVTALVLHFTARLLMRLVRRFKRIASFETRHAISSLYRPGNQTHVIVMAVGLGSFFIIATQAMQSNLLREMDFQKRTNLPNMYLIDIQSDQKEGVEKIIRNATNQKPLLLPTVRARISAINGKNIDPESEAYKKDRGRLGFEYTLTYRGKLDETESILSGKFWENTASPKPEVSIEESLKGMMGLDVGGNITFDILGRKINAKVTSIRRVDWKNARTGFYVLFRPGVLEAAPNVYVAALDAPLTEPARSQFQSKLVDAYPNVTAIDVVDIVRGIQKILNTITLGISFIGSFVFLSGVLILIGSIAMTKFQRIYEAAILKTLGATRKIVLSILMLEYALLGLVSGLIGSVAAIGLSYAITEHVFEIDWELTPLVYLLGVLVTSALVTLVGALSSLGVLNRKPLGILRTQ is encoded by the coding sequence ATGCAATTCATTCTGAAGATGGCGCGGCGCGATCTGCGTTCTGCCTGGCGGCGCCTTCTATTCTTTTTCATTTGCATTGCGATTGGTGTTGGAGCAATCGTTGCATTGCGTTCGATCATCCGGAATTTCAACCACGTCATGACCTCCGATGCGCGCGCGATCCTTGGCGCGGATATTCGAATCAGTTCCAACCGTCCGTGGACCCCGAACATTCTGGCAGTGATTGATCGCATTGCAAAACCATTTGTGAAGGAGCGTGCAGAATCGGTAGAGTCTGACACAATGATGCGACCGGCTGAAGAATCGAATCAACGAGCACTTCTCGTGGAATTGGAGGGAATTGAACCTCCCTATCCTTTTTACGGACAGTTCACGCTGGCGCATGGCCAGATCTTTCAACATGAATTGATTGCGAACAACGGCGTTCTTGTAGGCAACAGCGTCCTGGAACGACTCCATCTGAAAACCGGTGACAAAGTAAAGATCGGCACGGAGGTTTTTACAATCCGCGGAATACTGGAACGCGAACCGGGAGCGTCAGGGGGTTTCCGTTTCGGTCCAAAAGCGCTCATTTCAAAGATCGCTTTCGAAAGGGCCCAGTTAACAGGCTTCGGAAGCCGGTCTCGCAGGAGAATCTCGTTGCGTGTGGAAGAGGAAAATGTTGAAAAAGTCTCCGAACAGCTTCGCACAGAACTCAAGACGAGTTTTGTGAGCGTCCGTACCTACCGCCAGTCCCAGGAACGAATGGACGAACAGTTCACGCGAGCGGAAAATTTTTTGTCGTTGACCGGATTCATCATTCTGATCCTTGGTGGCATCGGAGTATCCAGTGTTACGCGAGTATTCATCGAAGAAAAGCGGAAAAGCATAGCGGTTCTGAAGTGTCTTGGGGGAACCGGCCGCAAGATTTTTTCTGTTTACCTTCTTCAGATTTCTTTACTTGGCTTGACCGGAAGTCTGGTAGGGATTGTGCTTGCAAAAATCACGTTGTACTTACTAGGCGCTCACTATGAATCGGTTCTGCCGCCAAACATGAGTTATTCACTCCAGTGGCATGCCGTGATCCAAGGAATGGGGTTCGGTTTGCTCGTCACCATGCTATTTTCCGTGTTGCCGCTTTTGAGAATTCGTCACATCAAGCCAAATGTCCTGTTGCGCGAAGAAACAGAGTCCACTCTGCCGGGACCAAGAACAAAACGAAGAATCGATGTTCTTCGCTGGTCGGTCGCGACAGCAGTGCTGGGTGGGCTGCTCCTTCTCTCCGTCTGGCAAGCCGGTTCGCTGCGCGTGGGAATCTTTTTCCTGAGCGGTCTTGTGGTTACAGCTCTGGTGTTGCATTTCACCGCACGGCTCCTGATGCGTCTGGTACGCAGGTTCAAACGGATTGCATCCTTTGAAACCCGACACGCGATCAGCAGTCTGTACCGTCCAGGGAATCAGACCCATGTGATCGTGATGGCTGTAGGGCTGGGAAGTTTTTTTATTATCGCCACTCAGGCAATGCAATCCAACTTGCTTCGTGAAATGGATTTTCAAAAACGCACGAATCTCCCCAACATGTACTTGATCGATATTCAATCCGATCAGAAAGAAGGGGTGGAAAAAATCATAAGAAACGCAACAAATCAAAAACCACTTTTGCTCCCCACGGTTCGCGCGCGCATTTCCGCAATTAACGGAAAAAACATCGATCCGGAAAGCGAGGCCTACAAGAAGGACCGTGGAAGGCTTGGCTTTGAATACACTCTTACTTACCGCGGCAAATTGGATGAAACCGAAAGTATTTTGTCAGGCAAATTCTGGGAGAATACGGCGTCTCCAAAACCTGAAGTTTCGATCGAGGAAAGCTTGAAAGGGATGATGGGACTGGATGTTGGAGGGAACATCACCTTTGATATCCTGGGCCGAAAAATCAATGCAAAAGTTACAAGCATCCGGCGCGTCGATTGGAAGAATGCTCGCACGGGATTTTATGTTCTGTTTCGTCCCGGTGTTCTGGAAGCGGCACCCAACGTGTATGTTGCAGCGCTCGATGCGCCTCTCACTGAACCTGCCCGGTCCCAGTTCCAGAGTAAGCTGGTGGATGCCTATCCGAACGTCACAGCGATCGATGTGGTGGACATTGTGAGGGGAATTCAGAAGATTCTGAACACGATCACGCTCGGCATCTCCTTTATTGGCAGCTTTGTTTTTCTAAGCGGTGTCTTGATCCTGATCGGTTCCATCGCCATGACCAAGTTTCAGAGGATCTACGAAGCGGCCATTCTAAAAACACTTGGCGCTACCAGAAAAATCGTCCTTTCGATACTTATGCTGGAATATGCCCTTCTCGGCCTGGTTTCCGGACTCATCGGATCTGTGGCGGCCATCGGGCTCTCCTATGCAATCACGGAACATGTTTTCGAGATCGATTGGGAGTTAACCCCGCTCGTCTATCTCCTTGGAGTGCTGGTTACAAGCGCCCTGGTGACGCTCGTAGGAGCCCTCTCCAGCCTCGGTGTGTTGAATCGTAAACCTCTCGGTATTCTGCGCACACAGTAA
- a CDS encoding protein kinase has product MENALPLPVKSDMALARNTNLGPYEIQDLIGAGGMGEVYRARDTRLNRSVAVKVLPASFAEDIEQRMRLEREARAAGMLNHPNVLVIFDIGTHEGSPYVVTELLEGESLRDMITQGPIALQTAMTHAVQIASGLSAAHEKSIIHRDLKPDNIFLTSSGIVKILDFGLAKIDTMLKQETTTNLPTQSLTQPGSLLGTVAYMSPEQARGQLVDARSDIFSFGVVLFEMVSGRRPFQGQTATDILTAILRDEPDFSDFPQPLFGELQRILLHALAKDPEARFQNARELVFALRIIEAELLAQSNRQGQAMISHQKKGDFRMAVLPFLDLSAEKDQQYFCDGMTEELISALTKVEGLRVVSRTSAFQFQGQRTDIRRIGQQLGVGAILDGSVRKSGSRIRITAELINVQDGFHLWSERYDREIADVFDIQDEIARTIVDTLKLELVGSKALNLVPRYTDNQEAYNLYLKGRYYWNKRSRDGVERAIEYFNQAIEKDQSYAIAYSGLADCYSIMGFYAYLKPAEMYSKAKAAAETALRLDSNLPEGHLSMGAVYLYFEMDWQLGHRCMRRSLELNPAFALGHCWYSGFLSLLGQHREAREHAQKALQLDPLSPLFCYFYGFCFYNDRRYDEALQQFHSAFEIEPDFLVALWCSAQIYLKKRMYEMAIRAMEKVCAITNRSPFYVSYLALAYAEAGATGEAERLLGELQQRAVKEYVPPFSYTRIYMGLRKLDEAFEELKKAIAEKNVIIYMFQSPEFDMLRADARYESILGTLKP; this is encoded by the coding sequence ATGGAAAATGCTCTGCCACTACCGGTAAAATCAGACATGGCACTTGCGAGAAACACGAATTTAGGACCTTACGAGATTCAGGACTTGATCGGGGCCGGGGGGATGGGAGAAGTCTATCGCGCCCGTGACACGCGTCTGAACCGCAGCGTTGCCGTCAAAGTATTGCCTGCCAGTTTCGCAGAAGATATCGAACAGCGAATGCGTCTGGAACGCGAAGCAAGAGCCGCTGGTATGCTGAACCATCCCAATGTCCTTGTCATTTTCGATATTGGCACACATGAAGGAAGCCCCTATGTGGTAACGGAACTTCTGGAAGGAGAATCGCTCCGGGACATGATCACTCAAGGGCCAATCGCTTTGCAAACTGCAATGACCCACGCGGTTCAAATCGCATCAGGACTCTCGGCGGCTCATGAAAAATCGATCATTCATCGCGATTTAAAACCGGACAACATCTTTCTCACAAGCAGTGGCATTGTGAAGATTCTTGATTTTGGTCTGGCCAAAATCGACACGATGTTGAAACAGGAAACTACCACCAATTTGCCCACACAATCGCTGACACAACCAGGCTCTTTGCTGGGTACGGTTGCGTACATGTCTCCGGAGCAGGCAAGGGGTCAGCTGGTCGATGCACGCTCCGACATATTTTCATTTGGCGTTGTGCTTTTCGAAATGGTTTCCGGACGCAGACCTTTTCAAGGCCAAACCGCCACCGACATCCTGACAGCCATCTTAAGAGACGAGCCCGATTTCAGTGATTTTCCGCAACCTCTTTTTGGTGAATTGCAACGGATATTGCTTCACGCACTTGCGAAAGATCCCGAAGCAAGATTTCAAAACGCCCGCGAACTTGTTTTCGCCCTTCGCATTATCGAGGCCGAACTGCTTGCGCAAAGTAACAGGCAAGGTCAGGCGATGATTTCCCATCAAAAGAAGGGTGATTTTCGGATGGCTGTACTCCCTTTCCTGGATCTTAGCGCGGAAAAGGACCAACAATATTTTTGCGATGGAATGACAGAAGAATTGATCAGTGCGCTGACTAAAGTCGAAGGATTGCGTGTGGTCTCCAGAACATCCGCGTTTCAATTTCAAGGGCAGCGTACCGATATTCGCAGAATCGGACAGCAACTGGGTGTGGGAGCCATTTTGGACGGTAGTGTTAGAAAATCGGGGAGCAGAATCCGGATCACGGCGGAGCTCATCAATGTGCAGGATGGATTTCATTTGTGGTCTGAAAGATACGACCGCGAAATCGCAGATGTTTTTGATATACAGGACGAAATCGCCCGAACGATTGTGGATACATTGAAGCTGGAGCTGGTTGGTTCAAAAGCGCTGAATCTCGTTCCGAGATACACCGATAATCAGGAAGCTTACAATTTGTATTTGAAAGGTCGCTACTACTGGAACAAGAGATCTCGCGATGGTGTGGAGCGCGCGATCGAATATTTTAATCAGGCAATTGAGAAGGATCAGTCGTACGCTATTGCTTATTCGGGACTCGCCGATTGCTATTCCATCATGGGATTTTATGCATATCTAAAACCTGCGGAAATGTACTCGAAGGCAAAGGCGGCTGCCGAAACGGCGTTGCGATTGGATTCCAATCTTCCGGAAGGTCACCTTTCCATGGGCGCCGTCTATCTGTATTTTGAGATGGATTGGCAGCTCGGCCATCGCTGCATGCGCAGGTCGTTGGAGTTGAATCCGGCGTTTGCGCTTGGGCACTGCTGGTATTCCGGTTTTTTGAGCTTGCTTGGCCAGCATCGTGAGGCCCGAGAACATGCACAGAAAGCGTTGCAGCTCGATCCACTTTCACCGCTTTTTTGTTATTTCTACGGTTTTTGTTTTTACAATGACCGCCGCTACGACGAAGCACTGCAACAGTTTCACAGCGCGTTTGAAATAGAACCTGATTTTCTGGTTGCTCTCTGGTGTTCCGCTCAAATCTATTTGAAGAAGCGGATGTATGAGATGGCAATACGTGCGATGGAAAAAGTATGCGCAATCACCAATCGCAGCCCTTTCTATGTGTCTTATCTTGCGCTTGCTTATGCGGAAGCCGGCGCAACAGGAGAAGCAGAACGGCTGCTGGGAGAGCTTCAGCAAAGAGCCGTCAAAGAATACGTTCCTCCTTTCTCATACACGAGGATCTATATGGGACTGCGAAAACTGGATGAAGCTTTTGAGGAACTCAAGAAAGCAATTGCTGAAAAGAATGTGATCATCTATATGTTTCAATCTCCTGAATTTGACATGCTGCGGGCAGATGCCCGATATGAAAGTATTCTTGGGACTCTAAAACCATGA
- a CDS encoding ABC transporter ATP-binding protein, with protein sequence MIQLYKVSRVVPSGSELLTILHPLDLTIPDAQFVAVLGPSGSGKSTLLGLIAGLDYPSSGKIEIDSHDITKMNEDELASLRSQKVGIVFQSFHLVPSLTAFENVIVPMEIAGLAQAEERTWQLLEDVGLKPRAHHYPSQLSGGEQQRVAIARAFANNPSILLADEPTGNLDTQNGKLVFKLLVKMNRNRGTTLLLVTHEKELAEQADRQIHLRDGRIVEDIVCNSF encoded by the coding sequence ATGATTCAATTATATAAAGTTTCAAGAGTTGTTCCTTCCGGAAGTGAATTGCTAACGATACTTCACCCGTTAGATTTGACGATCCCGGATGCACAATTTGTCGCTGTTCTTGGACCTTCCGGCAGTGGGAAATCGACGCTCTTAGGTTTGATCGCAGGACTCGACTATCCGTCTTCAGGGAAAATCGAAATCGATAGTCATGATATTACAAAGATGAATGAGGATGAGCTTGCCTCGCTGCGAAGTCAGAAAGTCGGAATCGTGTTCCAATCCTTTCATCTTGTTCCCTCTCTTACAGCATTTGAAAACGTGATTGTGCCTATGGAAATCGCAGGACTTGCTCAGGCCGAAGAACGCACGTGGCAACTCCTGGAAGACGTAGGATTGAAGCCACGCGCTCATCATTATCCTTCACAGCTTTCCGGTGGTGAGCAACAACGCGTGGCGATCGCACGCGCTTTTGCAAACAATCCCTCGATTTTGCTCGCGGATGAACCAACCGGGAATCTGGATACGCAAAATGGCAAGCTGGTTTTTAAGCTGCTCGTGAAGATGAACCGCAATCGCGGAACAACACTTCTTCTTGTAACGCATGAAAAGGAATTGGCCGAACAAGCAGACCGTCAGATTCATCTGCGTGACGGCCGCATCGTGGAAGATATCGTATGCAATTCATTCTGA
- a CDS encoding MFS transporter, giving the protein MSWQLRNSISALKHRNFRLFVPGQFISLLGFWMQYVGLSWLVYRLTHSTAYLGTVAFSQQIPILILALPAGGLVDRSNRHRLVIITQTLALFQAVLLTVLTYKGDITVAQIMILGIVIGVISAFDLPARQSFLIQMVNKDDLMNAIALNSSLFNAARMIGPAIAGFIVAKWGEALCFLLNGVSYLAVLVSLLLMRVPHSEIPRKQTLTRDLMEGFRYVKKTLPVRVMLQLLGSFGVAGFPFAILLPVFADQIFLRGATGLGWLMTALGLGALSGALLLAGRKGITGISTLITIGAFGFSASLMLFSFLTIFWLAFLALALSGFFMMMMVASTNTAIQWMISDSFRGRVMSFFTTMLIGTAPIGSLIAGYAAKILGPQTTVFVSGLICLAASYWFYRALPAIRIEARKLLADGTSAIHNAGETPALH; this is encoded by the coding sequence ATGTCCTGGCAGTTACGGAACTCCATTTCAGCTCTCAAGCACAGGAACTTCCGGCTATTTGTGCCCGGACAATTCATTTCGCTTCTTGGTTTTTGGATGCAGTATGTCGGGCTGAGCTGGCTTGTCTACCGGCTCACACATTCAACGGCTTACCTGGGAACGGTTGCCTTTTCGCAGCAAATCCCGATCCTGATTCTCGCGTTACCGGCAGGTGGACTCGTTGATCGCAGCAACCGGCATCGTCTGGTGATCATCACTCAAACTCTGGCACTCTTCCAGGCAGTTCTGCTGACAGTTCTGACCTATAAGGGGGATATTACAGTTGCTCAAATCATGATCCTGGGAATTGTCATTGGAGTAATCAGCGCATTCGATTTGCCGGCAAGACAGTCTTTTTTAATACAGATGGTGAACAAAGATGATCTCATGAACGCCATTGCGTTGAATTCTTCTCTGTTCAATGCCGCAAGAATGATCGGACCAGCCATCGCTGGATTCATTGTTGCAAAATGGGGAGAAGCTTTATGTTTTTTGTTGAATGGCGTCTCTTATCTTGCCGTTTTAGTGTCATTGTTGTTGATGCGCGTGCCTCACTCAGAAATCCCGAGAAAACAAACACTCACCCGTGACTTAATGGAAGGATTCCGGTACGTGAAAAAAACATTGCCTGTGCGCGTGATGTTGCAACTTTTGGGCAGCTTCGGAGTGGCGGGCTTTCCATTTGCTATCTTGCTTCCTGTCTTTGCGGATCAAATATTTTTGCGTGGCGCTACAGGACTCGGGTGGCTCATGACCGCGCTGGGTCTGGGAGCGCTTTCCGGGGCGTTGCTGCTCGCTGGAAGAAAAGGAATAACGGGGATCAGCACACTGATCACGATAGGAGCTTTTGGCTTTTCCGCTTCCTTGATGTTGTTCAGCTTTTTAACGATTTTCTGGCTGGCTTTCCTTGCGCTTGCTCTGTCCGGTTTTTTCATGATGATGATGGTCGCATCCACAAATACAGCCATCCAGTGGATGATTTCTGATTCGTTCCGCGGGCGTGTGATGAGCTTCTTTACAACGATGCTGATAGGTACGGCTCCGATCGGGAGTTTGATTGCCGGATACGCCGCAAAAATTCTTGGTCCCCAGACAACAGTATTCGTTTCGGGTTTGATCTGCCTTGCCGCTTCTTACTGGTTCTATCGCGCACTTCCCGCGATTCGCATAGAAGCAAGAAAGCTTTTGGCGGACGGGACGTCCGCGATCCATAATGCAGGCGAGACGCCTGCGCTACATTAA
- a CDS encoding ankyrin repeat domain-containing protein, translated as MLVRLLLCLFLSCLASFSFAATPLIEAAKNGEIQKVLMLIESGANLNTVDQDGRTALNWAAGEGHSEIVNLLAEHRADVNVRDKEGMSALMKAAAGNHKTATKAILRAKPDVNAIDEKGRSALMHAAMNGSTEIVSSLIAAGARVHATDYDGKDAVMLAEEAGQQDVLAVLKKQNPKNAPSEPKPVPPTKKEVTEKVSEPKNEPAPKKEPVKVDRATGDLLQASREGNVERVRELLLEGANVNARTAEGGDTALTWASLKGHLQIAQMLIVAGADVNAKTDNGLTALMAASSKGYAEIVQALIKAGADVNVKRNDGMTALMFAVKNKKEIIIRLLVKSGATQ; from the coding sequence ATGTTAGTTCGTCTTCTTCTTTGCCTTTTTCTTTCGTGTCTCGCTTCCTTTTCTTTCGCGGCAACGCCATTGATCGAAGCAGCTAAGAATGGAGAAATTCAAAAAGTCTTAATGCTGATCGAGTCAGGCGCAAATCTGAATACCGTTGATCAAGACGGTCGAACCGCTCTCAACTGGGCGGCCGGGGAAGGTCATTCGGAAATTGTGAATCTGCTGGCAGAGCACCGGGCAGATGTAAATGTCCGTGATAAGGAAGGGATGTCCGCTTTAATGAAGGCAGCAGCGGGCAATCATAAAACAGCAACAAAGGCGATCTTGCGAGCGAAACCCGATGTAAACGCGATCGACGAGAAGGGCCGGTCCGCTTTGATGCATGCCGCCATGAATGGCTCTACTGAGATTGTCAGCTCGTTGATTGCGGCCGGAGCGAGAGTTCATGCAACCGATTACGATGGAAAAGATGCGGTGATGCTGGCAGAGGAAGCTGGTCAGCAGGACGTACTGGCGGTATTGAAAAAACAAAATCCAAAGAATGCTCCCTCCGAACCAAAGCCGGTGCCTCCGACGAAAAAAGAGGTAACGGAAAAAGTATCGGAGCCGAAAAATGAGCCGGCTCCCAAAAAGGAACCGGTGAAAGTAGATCGCGCGACCGGTGATTTGCTTCAGGCGTCCAGAGAAGGAAATGTGGAGCGCGTTCGCGAGCTGCTCTTAGAAGGAGCGAATGTAAACGCAAGAACTGCCGAAGGAGGCGACACGGCATTAACCTGGGCATCGCTAAAAGGGCATTTGCAAATTGCGCAAATGCTGATCGTAGCGGGAGCAGATGTGAATGCGAAAACGGACAACGGCCTTACGGCTCTTATGGCAGCATCTTCCAAAGGCTATGCGGAAATCGTTCAAGCGCTCATCAAGGCCGGCGCAGATGTGAATGTAAAAAGGAATGATGGCATGACCGCCCTCATGTTTGCGGTCAAGAACAAAAAGGAAATCATCATCCGTTTGCTCGTAAAATCCGGCGCCACGCAATAA
- a CDS encoding type II secretion system protein GspG, producing the protein MLRNLLFASLILLAACSVFRSSSKNRVIKQSKTVDVIRDLGTAVEAYKLVYGTYPIGKTGHLEEIEAQLEPRFLRKMSEEDGWGNEVEYYCLNPEGPYYIISLGSDKERDVGLYKTDRSPSGLGFNVIANLKEDIIFSNGIFVRYPQGVRTGAS; encoded by the coding sequence ATGTTGCGAAACCTGTTGTTTGCATCTTTGATTCTTTTGGCCGCCTGTTCCGTGTTCCGCAGCTCGTCGAAGAATCGGGTCATCAAGCAATCGAAAACAGTGGATGTTATCAGAGACCTGGGTACGGCGGTCGAAGCCTACAAACTTGTTTATGGAACTTATCCAATCGGGAAGACCGGTCATCTTGAAGAAATCGAAGCGCAACTTGAGCCGAGATTCTTGCGAAAAATGTCTGAAGAAGATGGCTGGGGAAATGAGGTTGAATATTACTGTCTAAATCCGGAAGGTCCTTATTACATCATCAGTCTTGGATCAGACAAAGAACGCGATGTGGGCCTTTACAAAACAGACCGTTCCCCTTCTGGACTGGGATTTAATGTGATAGCCAATCTGAAAGAAGACATCATTTTCTCTAATGGAATCTTTGTCCGTTATCCGCAGGGCGTAAGGACCGGCGCTTCCTAA